The sequence GACAAGCTGTAGGGTTAGAAGAACGTAGTCGATTAAGTTGTCAAGCCAAAATTGGAAATAAAAATATAGAAATAGAAATACCTTATAACACTTTAAAAATAAAATAATAAAATATTCGTTTAATTATTCATTAATAAAAATATTTGTTTAATTATTAAAAATTAAACTAAGCTAAATCGATTTATTGCAATTTGATATTACACTTACTAAAATTACTAAATGCGAGTAATTAGCAGATTACTCGCTAAATAAAATTTATTTACATTTCATTATAACTGAAATATAATATTTTATACTTAAATTCATCAATTGTTAATATATGGATTAATACTATTCTTAAAAAACAATTTAACTGGACTTCCAAACATTTTTAATTTTTTTTGAAAAAAATGTTCTAAATACCTTTTATACGATACAGGCAGCATATTCATTTTATTTCCATGAATAACTATTTTTAAAGGACTAAAACCTACTGGATTTGCATATTTTAATTTTATTCTTCTACCTTTATTCATAGGTGGATAGTGATGTTTTATCGCATTCCTTAATATGCTAGTCAAACAGGAAGTACTAACATTTTGTACTGAGGATAAATACACCTTAAAAATAGATTCTAACAATTCTTTTATACCAAACTTGAACTTAGCTGAAATAAAATGTATTTTAATTAATTTTATATCTTTAAATTTTAAATTAATATACTGTTTCATTCTATTTTTGTTCTTTTCTATAATAGAATCCCATTTATTAACCGCAATGATTACTGTTTTTCCATGTTCTAATGCATAATATAATAGAAAAAGATCTTGGTGAGTAATATTTTCTTCAGGATTAACAACTAAAATAGAAATTTTACTATTTTTAATTGATTTTAATGATTTTTTAATAGAAATTTTTTCTATATCATCATATTTTTTTTTTTTATTCCAGCAGTATCAATAAATATGTATCTTTTACTATAATGTTGAACTGGAACTGACAAACTATCTCTAGTTGTTCCAGAAAAACTAGAAGTTATCACTCTATCTATTCCAATAATAGAATTAATCAAAGTAGACTTACCAACATTAGGTCTTCCTATTACAGCTATATTAATAGGAATATTATCATTAGATATTGATTGATCTGACCTATTTTTTTGAAAAAATACACTAGGAAAAAAAAATTTTTCGTCTTGTGTAATATTGTTAATTTTTTTTCTTATTTTATAAATTTCATGTATTATATATTTAATAAACCACTTTTTTATTTCTTTTTTATTTAAAGAAGAAACGTAATACATATGTTTAAAACCTAAACTATAAAAATCATTTACTTCTAACTTTTCTTTTACTTTGTCCATTTTATTTATTAATACTATGATTCTTTTCTTTTGAATACGTAATGTTTTAGCTAAAACATAATCATCATTTGTTATCCCTTCATACCCATCAACAACAAACAAAACTATAGTAGCTTCTTTTATAGCTATAAAAGTATGTCGATCTATCTCTTTTTCTAAATTATTTTTATTTTTGCAATAAAAAATTCCAGCTGTATCAATTATTACTATTTTTTTTTGATAATCTAAATTCCCATAATTTCTATCCCTAGTTAATCCTGGATAATCTGA comes from Buchnera aphidicola (Anoecia oenotherae) and encodes:
- a CDS encoding GTP-binding protein, translating into MEKISIKKSLKSIKNSKISILVVNPEENITHQDLFLLYYALEHGKTVIIAVNKWDSIIEKNKNRMKQYINLKFKDIKLIKIHFISAKFKFGIKELLESIFKVYLSSVQNVSTSCLTSILRNAIKHHYPPMNKGRRIKLKYANPVGFSPLKIVIHGNKMNMLPVSYKRYLEHFFQKKLKMFGSPVKLFFKNSINPYINN
- a CDS encoding GTPase, with product MKEIVTLVGRPNVGKSTLFNVLTNTRDALISDYPGLTRDRNYGNLDYQKKIVIIDTAGIFYCKNKNNLEKEIDRHTFIAIKEATIVLFVVDGYEGITNDDYVLAKTLRIQKKRIIVLINKMDKVKEKLEVNDFYSLGFKHMYYVSSLNKKEIKKWFIKYIIHEIYKIRKKINNITQDEKFFFPSVFFQKNRSDQSISNDNIPINIAVIGRPNVGKSTLINSIIGIDRVITSSFSGTTRDSLSVPVQHYSKRYIFIDTAGIKKKNMMI